Proteins found in one Hevea brasiliensis isolate MT/VB/25A 57/8 chromosome 18, ASM3005281v1, whole genome shotgun sequence genomic segment:
- the LOC110657557 gene encoding protein farnesyltransferase subunit beta isoform X1 encodes MDSAESSNQRRATVTQHEQWMVQDQVFQIYDIFANIPTKAQNLMLELQRDSHIEYLNKGLMQLSSSFVVLDANRPWLCYWILHSIALLGESIDYELENNAIDFLKHCQDPNGGYGGGPGQMPHLATTYAAVNSLITLGGRRALSSINREKLYAFLRRMKDSSGAFRMHDAGEIDVRACYTAISVASILNILDDELIEDVGNYILSCQTYEGGIAGEPGSEAHGGYTFCGLAAMILINEANRLDLAGLLDWVVFRQGVECGFQGRTNKLVDGCYSFWQGSVFALLQRLHSVNGKRVAFSDAEGDCATDSTSEGELTDGNSSETDETCHMKQGVGHGEMEPLFHSIALQQYIILCSQEQGGGFRDKPGKAKDYYHTCYCLSGLSVCQYSWSKDENSPPLPKAVLGPYSNLLEPVHPLHNVVLKQYHEAHEFFSSQSTS; translated from the exons ATGGACTCAGCGGAATCGTCGAATCAACGTCGGGCGACGGTGACCCAACACGAGCAATGGATGGTTCAGGATCAAGTTTTCCAGATCTACGATATCTTCGCTAATATCCCTACCAAGGCTCAAAACTTAAT GTTAGAGCTTCAACGTGACAGTCATATAGAGTATCTAAACAAAGGACTAATGCAACTCAGTTCTTCCTTTGTGGTATTGGATGCTAA TCGACCTTGGCTTTGCTACTGGATTCTGCACTCAATTGCTTTATTGGGGGAGTCTATCGATTATGAACTAGAAAATAATGCCATTGACTTTCTTAAGCATTGTCAG GATCCGAATGGTGGATATGGTGGTGGACCTGGACAG ATGCCTCACCTTGCAACAACTTATGCTGCAGTTAATTCACTTATTACTTTGGGCGGACGTAGAGCTTTGTCGTCTATTAATAG AGAAAAATTGTATGCTTTTTTGCGGCGAATGAAAGACTCAAGTGGGGCATTCAG GATGCATGATGCTGGGGAAATTGATGTGCGGGCTTGCTACACAGCCATTTCA GTTGCAAGTATTCTCAACATTTTGGATGATGAGCTGATTGAGGATGTTGGTAATTACATCTTAAG CTGTCAGACTTATGAAGGTGGTATTGCAGGAGAACCTGGCTCTGAAGCTCATGGTGG ATACACATTTTGTGGACTGGCAGCAATGATTTTGATCAATGAGGCCAATCGTTTggacttggctggtttactt GATTGGGTAGTATTTCGACAAGGAGTAGAGTGTGGATTTCAGGGGAGAACAAACAAATTGGTTGATGGCTGCTACTCCTTCTGGCAG GGAAGTGTATTTGCACTATTGCAAAGATTACATTCAGTTAATGGTAAACGTGTGGCTTTTTCCGATGCTGAAGGAGATTGTGCTACAGATAGCACTTCTGAAGGAGAACTTACAGATGGAAATTCATCAGAGACGGATGAGACTTGCCATATGAAACAGGGAG TAGGACATGGAGAAATGGAGCCCCTTTTTCACAGCATAGCCTTGCAGCAGTACATAATTCTTTGCTCACAG GAACAGGGGGGTGGATTCAGAGACAAACCTGGGAAGGCCAAGGACTATTATCACACGTGCTATTGTTTAAGTGGCCTCTCTGTATGTCAGTATAGCTGGTCGAAGGATGAGAATTCTCCACCTCTGCCAAAGGCGGTGTTAGGTCCCTACTCGAATCTTTTGGAACCCGTCCATCCTCTACATAATGTGGTCTTAAAGCAGTACCATGAGGCTCATGAATTCTTTTCCTCCCAAAGCACATCTTAG
- the LOC110657557 gene encoding protein farnesyltransferase subunit beta isoform X2 produces the protein MDSAESSNQRRATVTQHEQWMVQDQVFQIYDIFANIPTKAQNLMLELQRDSHIEYLNKGLMQLSSSFVVLDANRPWLCYWILHSIALLGESIDYELENNAIDFLKHCQDPNGGYGGGPGQMPHLATTYAAVNSLITLGGRRALSSINREKLYAFLRRMKDSSGAFRMHDAGEIDVRACYTAISVASILNILDDELIEDVGNYILSCQTYEGGIAGEPGSEAHGGYTFCGLAAMILINEANRLDLAGLLDWVVFRQGVECGFQGRTNKLVDGCYSFWQGSVFALLQRLHSVNGKRVAFSDAEGDCATDSTSEGELTDGNSSETDETCHMKQGGHGEMEPLFHSIALQQYIILCSQEQGGGFRDKPGKAKDYYHTCYCLSGLSVCQYSWSKDENSPPLPKAVLGPYSNLLEPVHPLHNVVLKQYHEAHEFFSSQSTS, from the exons ATGGACTCAGCGGAATCGTCGAATCAACGTCGGGCGACGGTGACCCAACACGAGCAATGGATGGTTCAGGATCAAGTTTTCCAGATCTACGATATCTTCGCTAATATCCCTACCAAGGCTCAAAACTTAAT GTTAGAGCTTCAACGTGACAGTCATATAGAGTATCTAAACAAAGGACTAATGCAACTCAGTTCTTCCTTTGTGGTATTGGATGCTAA TCGACCTTGGCTTTGCTACTGGATTCTGCACTCAATTGCTTTATTGGGGGAGTCTATCGATTATGAACTAGAAAATAATGCCATTGACTTTCTTAAGCATTGTCAG GATCCGAATGGTGGATATGGTGGTGGACCTGGACAG ATGCCTCACCTTGCAACAACTTATGCTGCAGTTAATTCACTTATTACTTTGGGCGGACGTAGAGCTTTGTCGTCTATTAATAG AGAAAAATTGTATGCTTTTTTGCGGCGAATGAAAGACTCAAGTGGGGCATTCAG GATGCATGATGCTGGGGAAATTGATGTGCGGGCTTGCTACACAGCCATTTCA GTTGCAAGTATTCTCAACATTTTGGATGATGAGCTGATTGAGGATGTTGGTAATTACATCTTAAG CTGTCAGACTTATGAAGGTGGTATTGCAGGAGAACCTGGCTCTGAAGCTCATGGTGG ATACACATTTTGTGGACTGGCAGCAATGATTTTGATCAATGAGGCCAATCGTTTggacttggctggtttactt GATTGGGTAGTATTTCGACAAGGAGTAGAGTGTGGATTTCAGGGGAGAACAAACAAATTGGTTGATGGCTGCTACTCCTTCTGGCAG GGAAGTGTATTTGCACTATTGCAAAGATTACATTCAGTTAATGGTAAACGTGTGGCTTTTTCCGATGCTGAAGGAGATTGTGCTACAGATAGCACTTCTGAAGGAGAACTTACAGATGGAAATTCATCAGAGACGGATGAGACTTGCCATATGAAACAGGGAG GACATGGAGAAATGGAGCCCCTTTTTCACAGCATAGCCTTGCAGCAGTACATAATTCTTTGCTCACAG GAACAGGGGGGTGGATTCAGAGACAAACCTGGGAAGGCCAAGGACTATTATCACACGTGCTATTGTTTAAGTGGCCTCTCTGTATGTCAGTATAGCTGGTCGAAGGATGAGAATTCTCCACCTCTGCCAAAGGCGGTGTTAGGTCCCTACTCGAATCTTTTGGAACCCGTCCATCCTCTACATAATGTGGTCTTAAAGCAGTACCATGAGGCTCATGAATTCTTTTCCTCCCAAAGCACATCTTAG
- the LOC110657536 gene encoding CASP-like protein 4A1 isoform X1, which produces MKTQEDAQQQHPHVQENEHNQRLPGEEEEEPQLQEVDEQRNHSISNSPPLTMHYSWSSPPPKPPPTLSSSRFDSPPDSTCSLDHSSMSHCYALSPPQIKQSKYKSPPEDQISHSYVFSSSPDVKSAKPPSPPPPAAAAAAAVHVSKVGSDAQDDEVVKSAEDGITGGGGSSRRRANLSISGRKREIVKRKTLLGFRFFGLVFCLASFSIMAADKNEGWALDSFYRYKEFRYCMSVNVMGFVYSGLQAYDLAYSLATGKLVSQNQLRYYLDFSLDQAMVSIVVIIEIRDHYNPVKLLTYLLLSSSSSATFRVEDWESNWGKDKFPAMARSSVVLSYLAFIAFALCSLVTGHTLFTPLRSL; this is translated from the exons ATGAAAACCCAGGAAGATGCCCAGCAACAGCACCCCCACGTCCAAGAAAATGAGCATAATCAACGACTaccaggagaagaagaagaagagccgcAGCTCCAAGAAGTAGATGAACAACGTAATCACTCCATCTCAAATTCACCACCACTCACCATGCACTACTCTTGGTCTTCACCACCTCCTAAACCCCCTCCTACACTCTCTTCCTCACGCTTTGATTCTCCACCCGATTCCACTTGTTCCTTAGATCATTCCTCTATGTCTCATTGCTATGCATTATCTCCTCCACAAATCAAACAATCCAAGTACAAATCTCCCCCGGAAGATCAAATCTCTCACAGTTATGTATTCTCATCATCGCCAGATGTCAAATCCGCAAAGCCTCCGTCTCCTCCTCCCCCGGCGGCAGCGGCAGCAGCTGCAGTGCATGTTTCCAAGGTCGGGTCTGACGCCCAAGATGATGAGGTTGTTAAATCAGCTGAAGATGGTATTACTGGTGGCGGTGGCAGTAGCAGGAGAAGGgcgaatttgtcaatttcagggaGGAAGAGGGAAATTGTGAAGAGAAAGACTTTGCTGGGTTTTAGGttttttggtttggttttttgtttGGCTTCGTTCTCGATCATGGCTGCTGATAAGAATGAGGGTTGGGCTCTTGACTCTTTCTATCGCTACAAGGAGTTCAG GTACTGTATGTCAGTGAACGTGATGGGTTTTGTGTACTCAGGCCTGCAAGCATATGATCTTGCCTACTCTTTGGCTACCGGGAAGCTTGTTTCCCAGAATCAGCTCCGTTACTACCTGGATTTCTCTCTAGATCAGGCAA TGGTTTCAATTGTAGTAATTATAGAAATTAGGGACCACTATAATCCTGTAAAG TTGTTGACATATCTTCtcttatcatcatcatcatcagctaCTTTCCGTGTTGAGGACTGGGAGTCCAATTGGGGTAAGGACAAGTTCCCGGCAATGGCAAGATCATCTGTGGTATTGTCCTACCTGGCATTTATAGCCTTTGCTTTATGTTCTCTTGTAACTGGTCATACCCTTTTTACACCCTTACGTAGTTtgtaa
- the LOC110657536 gene encoding CASP-like protein 4A1 isoform X3 — translation MKTQEDAQQQHPHVQENEHNQRLPGEEEEEPQLQEVDEQRNHSISNSPPLTMHYSWSSPPPKPPPTLSSSRFDSPPDSTCSLDHSSMSHCYALSPPQIKQSKYKSPPEDQISHSYVFSSSPDVKSAKPPSPPPPAAAAAAAVHVSKVGSDAQDDEVVKSAEDGITGGGGSSRRRANLSISGRKREIVKRKTLLGFRFFGLVFCLASFSIMAADKNEGWALDSFYRYKEFRYCMSVNVMGFVYSGLQAYDLAYSLATGKLVSQNQLRYYLDFSLDQILWLVFVLVLRRYSIDWRRGLLSLVGIVEMLNVQAIFAATKVRNKDTFHFFTTNVD, via the exons ATGAAAACCCAGGAAGATGCCCAGCAACAGCACCCCCACGTCCAAGAAAATGAGCATAATCAACGACTaccaggagaagaagaagaagagccgcAGCTCCAAGAAGTAGATGAACAACGTAATCACTCCATCTCAAATTCACCACCACTCACCATGCACTACTCTTGGTCTTCACCACCTCCTAAACCCCCTCCTACACTCTCTTCCTCACGCTTTGATTCTCCACCCGATTCCACTTGTTCCTTAGATCATTCCTCTATGTCTCATTGCTATGCATTATCTCCTCCACAAATCAAACAATCCAAGTACAAATCTCCCCCGGAAGATCAAATCTCTCACAGTTATGTATTCTCATCATCGCCAGATGTCAAATCCGCAAAGCCTCCGTCTCCTCCTCCCCCGGCGGCAGCGGCAGCAGCTGCAGTGCATGTTTCCAAGGTCGGGTCTGACGCCCAAGATGATGAGGTTGTTAAATCAGCTGAAGATGGTATTACTGGTGGCGGTGGCAGTAGCAGGAGAAGGgcgaatttgtcaatttcagggaGGAAGAGGGAAATTGTGAAGAGAAAGACTTTGCTGGGTTTTAGGttttttggtttggttttttgtttGGCTTCGTTCTCGATCATGGCTGCTGATAAGAATGAGGGTTGGGCTCTTGACTCTTTCTATCGCTACAAGGAGTTCAG GTACTGTATGTCAGTGAACGTGATGGGTTTTGTGTACTCAGGCCTGCAAGCATATGATCTTGCCTACTCTTTGGCTACCGGGAAGCTTGTTTCCCAGAATCAGCTCCGTTACTACCTGGATTTCTCTCTAGATCAG ATTCTATGGCTTGTATTTGTATTGGTGTTGAGGAGATACTCAATTGACTGGCGAAGGGGATTACTTTCACTAGTTGGCATTGTCGAAATGCTTAATGTCCAAGCAATATTTGCtgcaactaaagtgaggaataaaGACACCTTTCACTTTTTCACTACAAACGTGGATTAA
- the LOC110657536 gene encoding CASP-like protein 4A1 isoform X2, with product MKTQEDAQQQHPHVQENEHNQRLPGEEEEEPQLQEVDEQRNHSISNSPPLTMHYSWSSPPPKPPPTLSSSRFDSPPDSTCSLDHSSMSHCYALSPPQIKQSKYKSPPEDQISHSYVFSSSPDVKSAKPPSPPPPAAAAAAAVHVSKVGSDAQDDEVVKSAEDGITGGGGSSRRRANLSISGRKREIVKRKTLLGFRFFGLVFCLASFSIMAADKNEGWALDSFYRYKEFRYCMSVNVMGFVYSGLQAYDLAYSLATGKLVSQNQLRYYLDFSLDQLLTYLLLSSSSSATFRVEDWESNWGKDKFPAMARSSVVLSYLAFIAFALCSLVTGHTLFTPLRSL from the exons ATGAAAACCCAGGAAGATGCCCAGCAACAGCACCCCCACGTCCAAGAAAATGAGCATAATCAACGACTaccaggagaagaagaagaagagccgcAGCTCCAAGAAGTAGATGAACAACGTAATCACTCCATCTCAAATTCACCACCACTCACCATGCACTACTCTTGGTCTTCACCACCTCCTAAACCCCCTCCTACACTCTCTTCCTCACGCTTTGATTCTCCACCCGATTCCACTTGTTCCTTAGATCATTCCTCTATGTCTCATTGCTATGCATTATCTCCTCCACAAATCAAACAATCCAAGTACAAATCTCCCCCGGAAGATCAAATCTCTCACAGTTATGTATTCTCATCATCGCCAGATGTCAAATCCGCAAAGCCTCCGTCTCCTCCTCCCCCGGCGGCAGCGGCAGCAGCTGCAGTGCATGTTTCCAAGGTCGGGTCTGACGCCCAAGATGATGAGGTTGTTAAATCAGCTGAAGATGGTATTACTGGTGGCGGTGGCAGTAGCAGGAGAAGGgcgaatttgtcaatttcagggaGGAAGAGGGAAATTGTGAAGAGAAAGACTTTGCTGGGTTTTAGGttttttggtttggttttttgtttGGCTTCGTTCTCGATCATGGCTGCTGATAAGAATGAGGGTTGGGCTCTTGACTCTTTCTATCGCTACAAGGAGTTCAG GTACTGTATGTCAGTGAACGTGATGGGTTTTGTGTACTCAGGCCTGCAAGCATATGATCTTGCCTACTCTTTGGCTACCGGGAAGCTTGTTTCCCAGAATCAGCTCCGTTACTACCTGGATTTCTCTCTAGATCAG TTGTTGACATATCTTCtcttatcatcatcatcatcagctaCTTTCCGTGTTGAGGACTGGGAGTCCAATTGGGGTAAGGACAAGTTCCCGGCAATGGCAAGATCATCTGTGGTATTGTCCTACCTGGCATTTATAGCCTTTGCTTTATGTTCTCTTGTAACTGGTCATACCCTTTTTACACCCTTACGTAGTTtgtaa